A stretch of the Duncaniella dubosii genome encodes the following:
- a CDS encoding four-carbon acid sugar kinase family protein, whose product MIAVIADDITGAAEMAGIAHRLGLRVKLTMQPESASDCDVLVIATDTRSMTEEEAAAGSARVAGALGAMPEVDSLFKKTDSALRGHVVAELEAILANTGYRKALYLPANPSKGRTIRDGVYYIGGKPLHETDFSFDPEFPAFSSRLIERLPMCEEKKITCADAESENDVAKAVETAADDILLAGAADMFTAFLRRKFPACRETSDCLCAFNLADSLIICGSTQSKPIDCGIATSYMPTEVYDEKTSADGWTARLVKDYNDSHAMIIAVRDRHRTGKHIAVYLRETMARISHALVSCHRPAELVIEGGATAFAILNRLGWNSFTITEEIAPGVIRMQADNGTHVTMKPGSYPWGNLFRQ is encoded by the coding sequence ATGATTGCCGTTATTGCCGACGACATTACAGGAGCAGCCGAGATGGCGGGCATAGCCCACCGTCTCGGCCTTCGTGTAAAACTGACCATGCAGCCAGAAAGCGCATCTGACTGCGATGTGCTCGTCATAGCTACCGATACCCGTTCGATGACCGAGGAAGAGGCGGCAGCCGGAAGCGCTCGGGTTGCCGGAGCACTCGGCGCTATGCCAGAGGTTGACTCGCTCTTCAAGAAAACCGACTCCGCCCTGCGCGGACACGTAGTCGCAGAGCTTGAAGCCATTCTTGCCAACACCGGTTACCGTAAGGCTCTCTATCTACCTGCCAACCCGTCGAAAGGCCGCACGATTCGTGACGGAGTCTACTATATCGGCGGGAAGCCCCTCCACGAGACCGACTTTTCATTCGACCCCGAATTTCCCGCCTTCTCGTCGAGGCTCATCGAACGTCTGCCGATGTGTGAAGAAAAAAAAATCACCTGTGCCGACGCAGAGAGCGAAAACGATGTCGCAAAGGCCGTCGAGACAGCTGCCGACGACATCCTTCTTGCCGGCGCAGCCGACATGTTCACCGCCTTCCTCCGCCGGAAATTCCCGGCCTGCAGGGAGACTTCCGACTGTCTGTGCGCGTTTAATCTTGCCGACAGCCTCATCATCTGCGGAAGCACGCAGAGCAAACCGATTGACTGCGGAATCGCCACATCCTACATGCCGACCGAGGTCTACGACGAAAAGACAAGCGCCGACGGCTGGACTGCCCGGCTCGTGAAGGACTATAATGACTCCCACGCAATGATTATTGCCGTCCGCGATCGTCACCGCACCGGCAAACACATAGCAGTCTATCTCCGCGAGACAATGGCGCGGATAAGCCATGCACTTGTCAGCTGCCACCGCCCTGCCGAGCTGGTCATTGAAGGCGGAGCTACAGCATTTGCCATTCTCAACAGATTAGGCTGGAATTCATTTACCATCACGGAGGAAATCGCCCCCGGAGTGATACGCATGCAGGCCGACAACGGGACTCA
- the pdxA gene encoding 4-hydroxythreonine-4-phosphate dehydrogenase PdxA: MKPILAITMGDPAGIGPEIVVRALSHKETYEKCRPIVTGDAAVMEEAVKLLGFDFKINAVDKVSDARFEYGTIDVFDLHCVDMSTFKFGEVQPQCGNAAFVSIKKAIELAMANEVDGTVTAPLNKEALNLAGHHYDGHTELYATFTNTKKYAMMLADENIRVIHVSTHVPLRKACDLVKKARIIEVSELISDACKQFGIENPHIGIAGLNPHSSENGMFGFEEAEEIIPAIEELKSRGFNVDGPVPPDSIFAKAKCGKYDGCVAMYHDQGHIPLKVCAFNWNKETGKMESANGVNITLGLPIIRVSVDHGTAFDVAGKGLASDDAMVLSIDYATRMAKYRLGVKE, encoded by the coding sequence ATGAAGCCGATTTTAGCTATAACTATGGGCGACCCCGCCGGCATCGGGCCGGAAATCGTCGTGCGCGCCCTCAGCCATAAGGAGACATACGAAAAATGCCGTCCTATTGTCACAGGCGACGCCGCTGTGATGGAAGAGGCTGTAAAACTTCTCGGATTCGACTTCAAAATCAACGCAGTCGACAAAGTAAGCGACGCAAGATTCGAATACGGCACTATCGACGTATTCGATCTTCACTGCGTCGACATGAGCACGTTCAAATTCGGAGAAGTGCAGCCACAATGTGGCAATGCGGCATTCGTCAGCATCAAAAAAGCCATCGAGCTTGCAATGGCCAACGAAGTTGACGGAACTGTCACAGCACCGCTCAACAAAGAGGCTCTTAACCTTGCCGGTCACCACTACGACGGCCACACGGAACTCTATGCAACTTTCACCAATACCAAAAAGTATGCCATGATGCTTGCTGACGAGAATATCCGTGTGATCCACGTATCGACCCATGTCCCTCTGCGCAAGGCATGCGACCTCGTGAAAAAAGCACGTATCATCGAAGTGTCCGAACTTATTTCTGATGCCTGCAAGCAATTCGGAATCGAGAATCCACACATCGGCATCGCTGGTCTCAACCCCCACAGCAGCGAAAACGGGATGTTTGGCTTCGAAGAAGCCGAGGAAATCATCCCGGCTATTGAAGAGCTGAAATCGCGTGGATTCAATGTCGACGGACCTGTGCCTCCCGACTCTATTTTCGCCAAAGCAAAATGCGGCAAATATGACGGCTGTGTGGCGATGTATCACGATCAGGGCCATATCCCACTCAAAGTCTGCGCTTTCAACTGGAACAAGGAAACCGGCAAAATGGAAAGCGCCAACGGTGTCAACATCACCCTCGGCCTGCCGATTATCCGCGTCAGCGTCGACCACGGCACAGCCTTCGACGTCGCCGGGAAAGGGCTCGCAAGCGACGACGCTATGGTGCTCAGCATCGACTATGCGACCCGCATGGCCAAATATCGTTTAGGTGTAAAGGAATAA
- a CDS encoding iron-containing alcohol dehydrogenase — protein sequence MKPITLLQPQKIVFGSDCIQKFVEDYLKLGHKRLFVLTAPPIIPLIEPTLSQLKENGVSVEVFQNILAEPSLNDFNAILRLAREFGADSVVGIGGGSVLDVAKLVAAFTDSDQLAEDCFGTGFIKKKGLWLACLPTTAGTGSEVSPNAILLDERDKLKKGIVSEYLLADAAYVDPKLTMTVPSKVTADTGMDALTHCIEAYTNKFAHPAADIYALQGIRLIAANLLRAVKDGNDVEAREALALGSLYGGLVLGPVNTAAVHALSYPLGGEFHIPHGLSNAILLPSVMKFNRSANLKKYAEVAIACGAPEGKDDDETAQNGVDFIYELSKAVGIPQKLSELNIPQSAVDRMAKAAMEVQRLLKNNPREVTEQDAKDIYISLY from the coding sequence ATGAAACCAATCACACTTTTGCAGCCACAGAAAATAGTATTCGGCTCTGACTGCATTCAAAAATTTGTTGAAGATTATCTGAAACTTGGCCACAAACGCCTCTTCGTGCTGACCGCACCTCCTATCATACCTCTTATCGAACCGACTCTGTCACAGCTTAAAGAGAACGGTGTCAGCGTGGAAGTATTCCAGAATATACTCGCCGAACCTTCGCTGAACGATTTCAACGCTATCCTCCGGCTCGCCCGTGAATTCGGAGCTGACAGCGTTGTCGGAATCGGCGGAGGCTCTGTCCTTGACGTTGCAAAGCTCGTGGCCGCATTCACCGACAGCGACCAGCTTGCGGAAGACTGCTTCGGGACAGGCTTTATAAAGAAGAAAGGTCTCTGGCTTGCATGTCTGCCTACCACAGCCGGAACGGGCAGCGAAGTCTCACCCAATGCCATCCTTCTTGACGAGCGCGACAAACTCAAAAAAGGCATCGTAAGCGAATATCTTCTCGCCGATGCCGCATACGTCGATCCAAAGCTCACCATGACTGTTCCTTCAAAGGTCACAGCCGATACTGGAATGGATGCCTTGACACATTGTATTGAGGCCTACACAAATAAATTCGCACACCCGGCTGCCGACATCTATGCGCTTCAAGGCATCAGACTCATTGCAGCCAATCTGCTCCGCGCGGTCAAAGACGGCAACGATGTCGAAGCCCGCGAGGCGCTTGCTCTCGGCTCGCTTTACGGAGGTCTCGTACTCGGTCCGGTCAACACCGCCGCAGTCCATGCGCTCAGCTATCCGCTCGGTGGCGAATTCCATATTCCACACGGACTGTCGAACGCCATACTTCTCCCGTCGGTGATGAAGTTCAACCGTTCCGCAAACCTGAAAAAGTATGCCGAAGTCGCTATTGCCTGTGGCGCGCCGGAAGGCAAGGATGACGACGAGACAGCTCAGAACGGAGTTGATTTCATCTATGAATTGTCAAAAGCGGTCGGAATACCACAGAAGCTGTCGGAACTCAACATCCCGCAAAGCGCCGTTGACCGAATGGCAAAAGCAGCTATGGAAGTACAGCGTCTGTTGAAAAACAATCCACGCGAAGTAACCGAACAGGATGCAAAGGACATCTATATCTCACTCTACTGA
- a CDS encoding sodium:solute symporter → MNDIHWIDYAIVLCSVAAAIGVGAYFARRQKDTSTYFAAGGKIPAWAVGMSIFATLISSVTFLAYPGAAYADNWILLVQGLMVPLVLLALIGIIVPLFRKVVRLSTYEYFERRFGLFARMYSSFAFTLGHFSKAGTVFFLVSMALSTFLDINIYAIVLILGVTIIILTLLGGMEAIVWMDVAQGGLLIGGGLICVVLLLFLPEGGPGEVIRIANEYNKIDVGPYDWDLTQLTFIVMVLNGIFYALQKYGTDQTIVQRYLAAKNDSDAKKAAYIGVLMSVPIWAMFMFIGTCLFAYYHSTGAPALPDGIKGDEVFPYFISNELPVGIRGLIIAALAAAAISSLDTDLNCLSAIAVQDYYVRFKKNVTDRQQLRFGRAMVVLSGIGAVGVAILYISWGGEGVLGALFSLYAIFSAGIVGIFLLGLFSRRANKQGLYVGIAAAVIFTAYAVLTSTKVDIHGTGVKETILDLGSWNFTHHKYMLGVYSHIIVLVVGYLASYLFAAPLADKELTIYGYLEEKKKQTQLDVEPTL, encoded by the coding sequence ATGAACGACATCCACTGGATTGACTATGCGATTGTCCTGTGCTCAGTAGCAGCGGCGATCGGAGTCGGTGCCTACTTTGCCCGCCGTCAGAAAGACACAAGCACATATTTTGCCGCCGGCGGTAAAATTCCGGCGTGGGCTGTCGGCATGTCGATATTCGCTACGCTCATATCAAGCGTAACTTTCCTTGCCTATCCCGGCGCAGCTTATGCCGACAACTGGATTCTGCTCGTACAGGGACTGATGGTGCCGCTCGTCCTACTTGCCCTTATCGGGATAATTGTCCCCCTGTTCAGAAAAGTCGTACGCCTGTCGACCTACGAATATTTCGAACGCCGTTTCGGATTGTTCGCGCGAATGTATAGTTCATTTGCATTCACTCTCGGACATTTTTCCAAGGCCGGCACAGTCTTCTTCCTCGTCTCCATGGCACTCTCGACCTTCCTTGACATCAATATCTACGCAATCGTCCTCATACTCGGAGTAACCATCATCATTCTCACCCTCCTTGGGGGTATGGAAGCAATCGTATGGATGGACGTGGCTCAGGGAGGCCTGCTCATAGGCGGAGGACTCATCTGTGTAGTGCTGCTGCTCTTCCTACCGGAAGGAGGTCCGGGAGAAGTCATACGCATAGCAAATGAATACAATAAAATTGATGTCGGGCCATACGACTGGGATCTTACACAACTTACCTTCATCGTGATGGTTCTCAACGGCATTTTCTATGCCCTTCAGAAATATGGCACAGACCAGACAATCGTGCAGCGTTATCTCGCAGCCAAAAACGATAGTGACGCGAAAAAGGCGGCTTATATAGGTGTGCTCATGAGCGTACCCATCTGGGCCATGTTCATGTTTATCGGCACATGTCTGTTCGCATACTACCACTCAACCGGCGCACCGGCTCTGCCCGACGGTATAAAAGGCGACGAAGTCTTCCCCTACTTCATAAGCAATGAACTTCCTGTCGGCATCCGCGGGCTCATTATCGCAGCCCTTGCCGCCGCCGCAATCTCAAGCCTCGACACAGACCTCAACTGTCTTTCGGCAATCGCCGTGCAGGACTACTATGTCCGTTTCAAGAAGAATGTGACCGACAGACAGCAGCTTCGCTTCGGACGCGCTATGGTAGTGCTTTCAGGCATCGGCGCGGTCGGTGTGGCCATCCTTTATATCTCGTGGGGCGGAGAGGGTGTGCTCGGAGCATTATTCTCGCTCTACGCCATATTCTCGGCAGGCATAGTCGGCATCTTCCTGCTCGGGCTGTTCAGTCGTCGTGCCAACAAACAGGGACTTTATGTCGGCATCGCCGCCGCCGTAATTTTCACGGCATACGCAGTTCTGACATCGACAAAAGTCGACATACACGGCACAGGTGTCAAGGAAACAATTCTCGATCTCGGATCGTGGAATTTCACACATCATAAATACATGCTTGGAGTCTACAGTCACATCATCGTGCTCGTCGTAGGCTATCTTGCAAGCTACCTGTTCGCAGCACCGCTGGCCGACAAGGAGCTGACCATCTACGGCTATCTTGAAGAAAAGAAAAAGCAGACCCAGCTCGATGTCGAACCAACTCTATAA
- a CDS encoding dihydrodipicolinate synthase family protein: MKNCNYRGVVVPMVTPVTETGKLDTPAVERIIEFFAANNVAPLLMGTTGEGNSVSAADGLLLVETAVKAAKGRILIYAGLTGNCFSEQLSQAEAYMKAGADVIVATLPSYYSLTEEQMYGYYKSLADNISGPLMLYNILATTHMTIPVDVVKRLADHPNIVGLKDSERDLERMKQCIAISKDREDFAYFCGWAAQSAYSLSLGGDGIVPSTGNYVPEMFNQLYEAAVNGDMDTANRLQDETNEIAKIYQAGRTLGQSLSALKVMMQTKGLCEPWMLMPLTRLSSDEEQAIIAKL; the protein is encoded by the coding sequence ATGAAAAATTGTAACTACCGTGGCGTTGTAGTGCCTATGGTGACTCCTGTCACAGAAACAGGGAAACTCGATACCCCTGCCGTTGAAAGAATAATCGAATTTTTTGCCGCCAACAATGTTGCCCCGCTCCTCATGGGAACAACAGGCGAAGGCAACAGCGTCTCAGCCGCCGACGGACTGCTCCTCGTCGAGACAGCCGTAAAAGCTGCTAAAGGACGCATCCTGATCTATGCCGGACTTACAGGCAACTGCTTCTCCGAACAGCTGTCACAGGCTGAAGCCTATATGAAAGCAGGAGCAGACGTTATAGTTGCAACCCTCCCCTCCTACTACTCTCTCACCGAGGAACAGATGTATGGCTATTATAAATCGCTTGCCGACAATATCTCGGGCCCGCTTATGCTCTACAATATTCTCGCGACAACCCACATGACAATCCCTGTCGATGTCGTCAAGCGCCTCGCCGACCATCCCAACATCGTCGGCCTGAAAGATTCCGAACGCGATCTTGAACGCATGAAGCAATGTATCGCTATCTCCAAAGACCGCGAAGACTTCGCATATTTCTGCGGATGGGCCGCACAGTCGGCATATTCTCTGTCACTCGGTGGCGACGGCATTGTCCCGAGCACAGGCAACTATGTCCCTGAAATGTTCAACCAGCTCTATGAGGCAGCCGTCAATGGAGACATGGACACAGCCAACCGTCTGCAGGACGAAACAAACGAGATTGCAAAAATCTATCAGGCAGGACGCACTCTCGGCCAGTCGCTCAGCGCACTCAAAGTGATGATGCAGACCAAAGGTCTCTGCGAACCGTGGATGCTTATGCCACTGACAAGACTTTCATCTGACGAAGAACAAGCCATAATCGCGAAATTATGA
- the rpsT gene encoding 30S ribosomal protein S20 — MANHKSSLKRIRQTESRRLRNRYYAKTARNAVRNLRKLTDKAEAEAAYRKVSAMLDRLASKKSISKNKAANLKSKLAHHIAKLAA, encoded by the coding sequence ATGGCAAATCACAAATCATCACTTAAGAGAATTCGTCAAACCGAATCACGCAGACTTCGCAACCGCTACTACGCAAAGACTGCCCGCAACGCTGTGCGCAATCTTCGCAAACTTACTGACAAGGCTGAAGCTGAAGCAGCTTACCGCAAAGTGAGCGCTATGCTTGACCGTCTTGCATCTAAGAAGTCAATCTCTAAGAACAAAGCCGCAAACCTTAAGAGCAAGCTTGCTCATCACATCGCAAAGCTCGCCGCTTAA
- the recO gene encoding DNA repair protein RecO has translation MKALAMPLSVIECVSEPRPGREILSMRQVQQGVALKSLHSDPIKQMIAMFLSEVLAVTLQGGDPDEAMFDFLVACIEVLDKADAAGTANFHICFLFNLARHLGIEPDASTYAEGSVFDMADGRWRRSMPLHRNFLATADSEIAYRLSRMTFSNMHRFRFNRRERNAIVDGILGYYSLHYVSMRHLRSLDILRMML, from the coding sequence ATGAAGGCGCTTGCCATGCCGTTGAGCGTCATCGAATGCGTCAGTGAGCCTCGACCCGGACGTGAGATTTTGTCTATGCGTCAGGTGCAGCAAGGCGTGGCACTCAAGTCGTTGCATTCCGATCCCATAAAGCAGATGATAGCCATGTTTCTGTCAGAAGTGCTTGCAGTGACGCTTCAGGGTGGCGACCCGGACGAAGCTATGTTTGATTTCCTTGTCGCCTGCATTGAAGTTCTTGATAAAGCCGATGCGGCCGGGACTGCAAATTTCCATATATGCTTCCTTTTTAATCTCGCGCGTCATCTCGGCATAGAGCCGGATGCGTCGACGTATGCGGAAGGTTCCGTCTTTGACATGGCCGACGGGCGTTGGCGGCGCTCAATGCCTCTGCATAGAAATTTCCTTGCCACCGCAGACTCGGAGATTGCCTATCGTCTGTCGCGCATGACATTTTCAAATATGCACCGTTTCCGCTTTAACCGTAGGGAACGAAATGCTATAGTTGACGGCATTCTCGGATATTATTCGCTTCACTATGTGTCGATGCGTCATCTGCGTTCGCTTGATATACTCAGGATGATGCTGTAA
- a CDS encoding tyrosine-type recombinase/integrase, with amino-acid sequence MSKKMCSKNFSSHKKSYNNPNITLHSGVQIACQFTLPTYRENEGCDYIEFYAYDPARGKMRRKRIKLNRIKGITNRRTYARGVMKRLTEQLNKGWNPWIVNDTSDLTVFEEAVSRYEAHIEKMLASGYFRKETYSGYKSYVKIMREYISKKNPIYYAYQFDRKFCVDFLDYVFIERDNGAQTRNNYLNFLRVFCGFLVDKGYLDSKPTDGISPISKRLYKKERECIPLEVVGCIAEYCREKDPEFLFACYLLYYCFIRPVEMTRIKVRHFNLKACTLTIPGELSKNKVTQTITLPKKVIQYGIDLGVFSAPMEYFIFSYRLRPGEKEIDPKHFRDHWDNVRRALKLKREWKFYSLKDTGITEMCDKNVAPRHVKDQARHSSLAITDIYLQKSASKAPGNRDIIGYNGAL; translated from the coding sequence ATGTCAAAAAAAATGTGCTCGAAAAATTTTTCCTCGCATAAAAAATCGTACAATAACCCCAATATCACCCTTCATAGCGGTGTTCAGATAGCCTGTCAGTTCACCCTTCCAACATACAGAGAAAACGAAGGCTGTGATTATATCGAGTTCTATGCCTATGACCCGGCTCGGGGTAAAATGCGTCGTAAAAGAATTAAACTAAACCGGATTAAAGGTATAACCAATCGCAGAACGTATGCCCGTGGAGTGATGAAGCGGTTAACGGAACAGTTAAACAAGGGTTGGAATCCGTGGATTGTCAATGACACGAGCGACCTGACTGTATTCGAGGAAGCAGTAAGCCGCTATGAGGCACACATAGAAAAAATGCTGGCGAGCGGTTATTTCCGCAAAGAGACATATAGCGGTTACAAGTCCTATGTCAAGATCATGCGGGAATATATCTCAAAAAAGAACCCGATCTACTATGCCTATCAGTTCGACCGCAAGTTCTGTGTTGACTTTCTTGACTACGTGTTCATAGAACGTGACAACGGAGCGCAGACGCGAAACAACTATCTGAATTTCCTCCGGGTGTTTTGTGGATTTCTTGTAGACAAGGGTTATCTCGACAGTAAACCGACAGATGGAATCTCTCCGATCAGCAAACGGCTCTACAAGAAAGAGCGGGAGTGCATACCTCTTGAGGTGGTAGGGTGTATTGCCGAATATTGCCGGGAGAAAGACCCGGAATTTCTTTTTGCCTGTTATCTGCTGTATTATTGCTTTATCCGGCCAGTAGAAATGACACGTATTAAAGTGAGGCATTTCAACCTTAAAGCCTGTACATTGACAATACCGGGTGAACTGAGCAAGAATAAGGTGACGCAGACAATAACACTTCCAAAGAAGGTCATCCAATATGGAATCGACCTCGGTGTATTCTCCGCACCGATGGAATATTTCATATTCTCGTATAGGCTGAGACCCGGAGAAAAGGAAATCGATCCAAAGCATTTCCGGGATCACTGGGACAATGTGCGCCGTGCCCTGAAACTCAAAAGGGAGTGGAAGTTCTATTCGCTTAAAGATACAGGAATCACGGAAATGTGCGATAAGAATGTAGCGCCCCGGCATGTAAAAGACCAAGCCCGGCACTCGTCATTGGCGATTACGGATATCTATTTACAGAAGAGTGCGAGTAAAGCTCCCGGCAACCGGGACATTATCGGATATAACGGAGCTCTTTAA